From Streptomyces zhihengii, the proteins below share one genomic window:
- a CDS encoding DNA primase family protein, with product MTVMDEAPQACATCGEPAPFHLPGSGHEFTPAEVSAPVAILPNDDDSLDTLTAWMASRDGDDLGPYLPSPVYPSRVATRIAIEHSRNAVTTLVYRLGQYWEWTGAHWEAVSDDDMRARLYERTEDALYLRPAKDAEVGRPDIVRTAKGEVLVPVAWTPNRSRIADLNEALQAKVKESDRGDAPMWRRGHPSEVPARTYLPCANGLLNLETREMRPCTPKLFNLHSVPYDYVVDAREPTVWLGFLASVWGDDPDSIALIQEWFGYVLSGRTDLQKMLVLLGPPRSGKGLMMRILTAMIGAAATAGPTMGAFASNFGMSQLIGKSLAVIADARVPTRDKDQILEKLLMITGEDTVQVDVKHKDPWNGRLPVRLAILSNNIPTFADESGALAARMLVATTTQSFQGAEDRTIEPRILASELPGVLRWALEGYDRLVANGLRFTAPGSAQNAWDLYRAKAQPVRAFIEERCILSPESRILKADLFRAWQAWCTDEVGRDKVGTEPTFAQDLYAAYPGIVAKRMRDGGKQQQYYVGVHLDPTAAPAPDPDAWSSTG from the coding sequence ATGACCGTCATGGACGAGGCGCCTCAGGCGTGCGCCACCTGCGGCGAGCCCGCGCCGTTCCACCTTCCGGGCAGCGGGCACGAGTTCACCCCGGCCGAGGTGTCGGCGCCGGTCGCGATCCTTCCGAACGATGACGACTCCCTGGACACCCTCACGGCGTGGATGGCGTCCCGGGACGGCGACGACCTCGGCCCGTATCTCCCGTCACCCGTGTACCCCTCCCGGGTCGCGACGAGAATCGCGATCGAGCACTCCCGGAATGCCGTGACCACGCTGGTCTACCGGCTCGGGCAGTACTGGGAGTGGACGGGCGCGCACTGGGAGGCGGTGTCGGACGACGACATGCGGGCTCGGCTGTACGAGCGCACCGAGGATGCGCTGTACCTGCGTCCGGCCAAGGACGCTGAGGTGGGCCGGCCAGACATCGTGCGCACCGCGAAGGGTGAGGTGTTAGTCCCCGTGGCGTGGACGCCCAACCGCAGCCGGATCGCCGACCTGAACGAGGCCCTTCAGGCGAAGGTCAAGGAGAGCGACCGGGGCGACGCGCCCATGTGGCGGCGCGGGCACCCGAGCGAGGTGCCGGCGCGCACGTACCTCCCCTGCGCGAACGGGCTGTTGAACCTGGAGACGCGGGAGATGCGTCCGTGCACGCCCAAGCTGTTCAACCTGCATTCGGTGCCGTACGACTACGTGGTGGACGCACGCGAGCCGACCGTGTGGCTCGGGTTCCTGGCCAGCGTCTGGGGTGACGACCCCGATTCCATTGCCCTGATCCAGGAGTGGTTCGGCTACGTCCTGTCGGGACGTACCGACCTTCAGAAGATGCTCGTACTCCTCGGTCCGCCCCGGTCCGGCAAGGGACTCATGATGCGGATCCTCACCGCGATGATCGGCGCGGCGGCCACGGCCGGCCCGACCATGGGGGCGTTCGCGTCCAACTTCGGCATGTCGCAGCTCATCGGCAAGTCGCTCGCGGTCATCGCCGACGCTCGCGTGCCCACTCGCGACAAGGATCAGATCCTCGAAAAGCTCCTCATGATCACGGGTGAGGACACGGTCCAGGTCGACGTGAAGCACAAGGATCCGTGGAACGGGCGCCTGCCGGTCCGGCTCGCGATCCTGTCCAACAACATCCCGACGTTTGCCGACGAGTCAGGTGCGCTCGCCGCCCGCATGCTGGTGGCGACCACGACTCAGAGCTTCCAGGGCGCCGAGGACCGCACGATCGAGCCCCGCATCCTCGCCAGCGAACTCCCGGGGGTGCTCCGGTGGGCCTTGGAGGGATACGACCGGCTCGTAGCCAACGGGCTGCGGTTCACGGCGCCCGGTTCCGCGCAGAACGCATGGGACCTGTACCGGGCCAAGGCGCAGCCGGTGCGCGCGTTCATCGAGGAGCGCTGCATTCTCAGCCCGGAGTCACGCATCCTGAAGGCTGATCTTTTCAGGGCGTGGCAGGCGTGGTGCACCGACGAGGTCGGCCGCGACAAGGTGGGTACCGAGCCGACGTTCGCTCAGGATCTCTACGCCGCGTACCCAGGGATCGTCGCCAAGAGGATGCGCGACGGAGGGAAACAGCAGCAGTACTACGTAGGCGTACACCTTGACCCTACGGCCGCGCCGGCCCCGGACCCCGACGCGTGGTCATCCACCGGCTAG
- a CDS encoding helix-turn-helix domain-containing protein translates to MPDVTPMRAARLAAGLSAAEVSRRIGLHSTAITLYKTGRSTPSVSVLHNYAKAVGMTTLADALAPLVATFPRNGRTAKNDTAQKRGAA, encoded by the coding sequence ATGCCCGACGTCACGCCCATGCGCGCCGCCCGGCTCGCGGCCGGCCTCTCCGCCGCCGAGGTCAGTCGCCGGATCGGCCTGCACTCCACGGCGATCACGCTGTACAAAACCGGCCGTTCCACCCCGTCTGTCAGCGTGCTGCACAACTACGCCAAGGCGGTCGGCATGACCACCCTCGCCGACGCGCTCGCCCCGCTCGTCGCCACCTTCCCCCGCAACGGGCGGACGGCGAAGAACGACACCGCCCAGAAGCGGGGTGCCGCCTGA